In one window of Streptomyces roseofulvus DNA:
- a CDS encoding SMI1/KNR4 family protein, producing MTDVTDLVSRVAARAEGDSGPLPPGMSPEDIAEAERLLGFRLPPLLAKLYQDVADGGFGPPGGFLPLTGEGPTVLSTYASERRSSARDAIPYWPEGVLPVLDWGCGMYAAVDTRTEEGAVLLYEPNAVDDDGAAAWFLDAGSLAAWLETWLAGTGWYREDADEDDLPLGGPVPWEEAAARIAEQPAGREGPA from the coding sequence ATGACCGATGTGACGGACCTCGTGTCGCGGGTGGCGGCCAGGGCGGAGGGCGACTCGGGGCCGTTGCCGCCGGGCATGAGCCCTGAGGACATCGCCGAGGCGGAGCGGCTGCTCGGCTTCCGGCTGCCGCCGCTGCTGGCGAAGCTGTACCAGGACGTGGCCGACGGCGGGTTCGGGCCGCCGGGCGGATTCCTTCCCCTGACGGGGGAGGGGCCGACCGTGCTGAGCACGTACGCGTCCGAGCGGCGGAGCTCGGCCCGGGACGCGATCCCGTACTGGCCCGAGGGGGTGCTGCCGGTCCTCGACTGGGGTTGCGGCATGTACGCGGCCGTCGACACCCGTACCGAGGAGGGCGCGGTGCTCCTCTACGAGCCGAACGCCGTGGACGACGACGGCGCCGCGGCCTGGTTCCTCGACGCCGGCAGCCTGGCCGCCTGGCTGGAGACCTGGCTCGCGGGGACGGGGTGGTACCGGGAGGACGCCGACGAGGACGACCTCCCGCTCGGCGGGCCGGTGCCGTGGGAGGAGGCCGCCGCCCGGATCGCGGAGCAGCCGGCGGGTCGTGAGGGCCCCGCTTGA